In Leptospira levettii, the DNA window TGGATACAAAACGTGATAGAGATCATCTTGAGGAATTATTTCAAACGGGGAAAGCACCTTGGCTAAATTAAAACTACTAGTTATCGGGGGAACTGGTTTTATCGGTTCTCATATTGTGCAAAAAGGGATCGATAGTGGATTTGAAGTCACATCTCTCTCTCTAAAGAAAAAAGCAAATATTGATAAGGTAATTTCGATACAAGCAGATCTATCAGATCGCGTATCGGTGCGTTCAATCCTTTCAAGTGAGAGGTATGACTATGTGATTCATTGTGGTGGTTACATCGACCATACATTGTTTCAGAATGGTGGTCTAAAAGTAATATCCGACCACTTAACTTCTCTTTTTGAATTAGTTTCTGCCTTAGATAGAACAAACTTAAAAAAGTTTTTATATTTGGGGAGCAGTGATGAGTATGGAAATGCCCCTTCGCCACAAAAGGAAGAATTTCGTGAAGATCCAATTTCGCCATATTCATTTGCTAAAGCATCAGCTTCACATTTTTTACAAATGCTTTGGAAGACGGAAAAATTTCCAGCTTCGGTCGCAAGATTGTTTTTAACTTATGGGCCAGGGCAAGATGATAAAAGGTTTTTACCTCAAATTATCAAAGGTTGTTTGAGCGATTCTGTATTTCCGTCATCACTCGGAGAACAAAGTAGAGACTTTTGTTATATAAGTGATACAGTGGAAGGTTGTTTCAAAATTTTAGAAACAAATGAAGCTAATGGCGAAATTTTTAATATTGCCTCTGGTGAAAAAATCACAATAAGACAAATCATTGAAAAAGTAGTATCGATCATCGGAAAAGGAAAACCAGATTTTGGAAAAGTTCCTTATCGCATTGGTGAAAATATGTCTTTGGTAGCTGACATTTCAAAAGCTAAGCGAATGCTTCATTGGAAACCAAATACGAGCCTAGACATGGGTCTTAAAAAAACGATCGAATACTTTCAAT includes these proteins:
- a CDS encoding NAD-dependent epimerase/dehydratase family protein; the encoded protein is MAKLKLLVIGGTGFIGSHIVQKGIDSGFEVTSLSLKKKANIDKVISIQADLSDRVSVRSILSSERYDYVIHCGGYIDHTLFQNGGLKVISDHLTSLFELVSALDRTNLKKFLYLGSSDEYGNAPSPQKEEFREDPISPYSFAKASASHFLQMLWKTEKFPASVARLFLTYGPGQDDKRFLPQIIKGCLSDSVFPSSLGEQSRDFCYISDTVEGCFKILETNEANGEIFNIASGEKITIRQIIEKVVSIIGKGKPDFGKVPYRIGENMSLVADISKAKRMLHWKPNTSLDMGLKKTIEYFQ